The Meriones unguiculatus strain TT.TT164.6M chromosome 1, Bangor_MerUng_6.1, whole genome shotgun sequence genome has a segment encoding these proteins:
- the Fam111a gene encoding serine protease FAM111A isoform X2, protein MKHTLTHNETNSLYTALKTLTAVKEEIDSQQGKEMLVRGIEGIEGYINLGMPLCCFPEGSHVSITFSQCKREPEEHKQLLEPQDQASTNYVLFYIHAIGSKKKTILKCGELHKSGNKLCVFGVKGETIKDTLRKDGRFCSFIESDHWKLINKLDTIIENTQPVDELEGKLFQVHTELRKKLRATSVTQDSQSENKNFHELKDYIVDEYPTLKTEREKLRAYIKEEGKKRKKKLYIVHKKNFGKLTKNSTSVKVLKHLSKASDSVGFLWWNNNGNEGCATCFVFQGLYIFTCRHVITDVVGKAEQSEWASVISQCVKVTFGYEEFPLTDAIFFDVKPWFEISDTDLDYAVLELKENGHQVPAGLYNGIGPVPVNGLIYIIGHPDGEKKSTDGCTVVPQDNRERKCEENFQAREAAGCHFSTSFVSMYTQRSFQELLHNTNVVTYDTTFFGGSSGSPVFDSNGSLVAMHAAGFTCPYQGGVSNIIEFGPTMESILANIKENKEPCYNKIFGNQEDIEM, encoded by the coding sequence atgaaacacacactcacacataacgAGACAAATAGCTTATACACAGCACTTAAAACTCTCACTGCTGTCAAAGAAGAGATAGACAGTCAACAGGGCAAAGAAATGCTGGTGCGTGGCATCGAAGGAATCGAAGGCTACATCAACCTTGGCATGCCCCTCTGCTGTTTTCCAGAAGGCAGCCATGTGAGCATTACATTTTCTCAGTGTAAAAGGGAGCCGGAAGAACATAAACAATTGTTGGAACCACAGGACCAAGCATCTACCAATTATGTCCTATTTTACATTCATGCAATTGGCAGTAAGAAGAAAACAATTCTGAAGTGTGGAGAACTTCACAAAAGTGGGAACAAACTCTGTGTGTTTGGTGTCAAAGGAGAGACCATCAAGGACACTCTGAGGAAGGATGGCAGGTTTTGTTCTTTTATAGAGAGTGACCATTGGAAACTCATTAATAAGCTGGACACCATCATAGAAAACACCCAGCCAGTTGATGAGTTAGAGGGCAAGCTCTTTCAGGTTCACACTGAGCTAAGAAAGAAACTTAGGGCAACATCTGTCACTCAGGATTCTcagtcagaaaacaaaaacttccatgAGCTAAAAGACTACATTGTGGATGAGTACCCCACACTGAAAACAGAACGAGAAAAACTCAGAGCATACATCAAGGaagaaggcaagaaaagaaagaagaaactttaCATAGTGCATAAAAAGAACTTTGGGAAACTGACAAAAAATTCTACATCTGTTAAAGTGCTCAAGCATCTTTCAAAGGCCAGTGACTCAGTCGGGTTCCTATGGTGGAACAATAATGGAAACGAGGGCTGTGCCACCTGCTTTGTTTTTCAAGGACTGTACATTTTCACTTGCCGACACGTCATAACTGACGTCGTGGGGAAAGCAGAGCAAAGTGAGTGGGCTAGTGTAATTAGTCAATGTGTAAAGGTGACCTTTGGTTATGAAGAGTTCCCACTAACAGATGCCATCTTTTTTGATGTTAAACCTTGGTTTGAGATATCTGATACAGACCTTGACtatgctgtcctggaactgaaggAAAATGGACACCAAGTACCGGCTGGACTGTACAACGGAATAGGACCTGTGCCAGTTAATGGATTGATTTATATCATTGGCCACCCGGATGGAGAAAAGAAGTCTACTGATGGTTGCACAGTGGTCCCTCAAGATAATCgagaaagaaaatgtgaggaaaattttcaagcaagagaggcagcaggctgCCATTTTTCTACATCTTTTGTCAGTATGTACACCCAAAGAAGTTTCCAGGAACTGCTTCACAACACTAATGTGGTTACCTATGACAccactttttttggggggtcttcTGGATCACCAGTGTTTGATTCTAATGGTTCATTGGTGGCCATGCACGCTGCTGGTTTCACTTGTCCGTACCAAGGTGGAGTTTCTAATATCATTGAGTTTGGTCCTACTATGGAATCTATTCTTGCCAATATTAAGGAAAACAAAGAACCGTGCTATAATAAAATTTTTGGAAATCAGGAGGATATAGAAATGTGA
- the Fam111a gene encoding serine protease FAM111A isoform X1 — translation MSYKKRKPQILFNARKNKKINDYFSQVPKEDQNDSTISQAKAESRKSPRDLTNLQDQKLLSPKKIQQDQTPPSLKTITFTLDVNFRKNRNMKHTLTHNETNSLYTALKTLTAVKEEIDSQQGKEMLVRGIEGIEGYINLGMPLCCFPEGSHVSITFSQCKREPEEHKQLLEPQDQASTNYVLFYIHAIGSKKKTILKCGELHKSGNKLCVFGVKGETIKDTLRKDGRFCSFIESDHWKLINKLDTIIENTQPVDELEGKLFQVHTELRKKLRATSVTQDSQSENKNFHELKDYIVDEYPTLKTEREKLRAYIKEEGKKRKKKLYIVHKKNFGKLTKNSTSVKVLKHLSKASDSVGFLWWNNNGNEGCATCFVFQGLYIFTCRHVITDVVGKAEQSEWASVISQCVKVTFGYEEFPLTDAIFFDVKPWFEISDTDLDYAVLELKENGHQVPAGLYNGIGPVPVNGLIYIIGHPDGEKKSTDGCTVVPQDNRERKCEENFQAREAAGCHFSTSFVSMYTQRSFQELLHNTNVVTYDTTFFGGSSGSPVFDSNGSLVAMHAAGFTCPYQGGVSNIIEFGPTMESILANIKENKEPCYNKIFGNQEDIEM, via the exons ATGAGCTACAAGAAGCGCAAACCACAGATCTTATTTAatgcaaggaaaaataaaaagatcaatGACTATTTCTCTCAG gtTCCGAAAGAAGATCAAAATGATTCCACTATTTCTCAAGCAAAAGCGGAATCTAGAAAATCACCAAGAGACTTAACCAACCTCCAGGACCAAAAACTTCTTTCACCTAAGAAAATTCAACAAGATCAGACACCTCCCTCACTTAAGACAATTACATTCACCTTAGATGTGAACTTcaggaaaaacagaaacatgaaacacacactcacacataacgAGACAAATAGCTTATACACAGCACTTAAAACTCTCACTGCTGTCAAAGAAGAGATAGACAGTCAACAGGGCAAAGAAATGCTGGTGCGTGGCATCGAAGGAATCGAAGGCTACATCAACCTTGGCATGCCCCTCTGCTGTTTTCCAGAAGGCAGCCATGTGAGCATTACATTTTCTCAGTGTAAAAGGGAGCCGGAAGAACATAAACAATTGTTGGAACCACAGGACCAAGCATCTACCAATTATGTCCTATTTTACATTCATGCAATTGGCAGTAAGAAGAAAACAATTCTGAAGTGTGGAGAACTTCACAAAAGTGGGAACAAACTCTGTGTGTTTGGTGTCAAAGGAGAGACCATCAAGGACACTCTGAGGAAGGATGGCAGGTTTTGTTCTTTTATAGAGAGTGACCATTGGAAACTCATTAATAAGCTGGACACCATCATAGAAAACACCCAGCCAGTTGATGAGTTAGAGGGCAAGCTCTTTCAGGTTCACACTGAGCTAAGAAAGAAACTTAGGGCAACATCTGTCACTCAGGATTCTcagtcagaaaacaaaaacttccatgAGCTAAAAGACTACATTGTGGATGAGTACCCCACACTGAAAACAGAACGAGAAAAACTCAGAGCATACATCAAGGaagaaggcaagaaaagaaagaagaaactttaCATAGTGCATAAAAAGAACTTTGGGAAACTGACAAAAAATTCTACATCTGTTAAAGTGCTCAAGCATCTTTCAAAGGCCAGTGACTCAGTCGGGTTCCTATGGTGGAACAATAATGGAAACGAGGGCTGTGCCACCTGCTTTGTTTTTCAAGGACTGTACATTTTCACTTGCCGACACGTCATAACTGACGTCGTGGGGAAAGCAGAGCAAAGTGAGTGGGCTAGTGTAATTAGTCAATGTGTAAAGGTGACCTTTGGTTATGAAGAGTTCCCACTAACAGATGCCATCTTTTTTGATGTTAAACCTTGGTTTGAGATATCTGATACAGACCTTGACtatgctgtcctggaactgaaggAAAATGGACACCAAGTACCGGCTGGACTGTACAACGGAATAGGACCTGTGCCAGTTAATGGATTGATTTATATCATTGGCCACCCGGATGGAGAAAAGAAGTCTACTGATGGTTGCACAGTGGTCCCTCAAGATAATCgagaaagaaaatgtgaggaaaattttcaagcaagagaggcagcaggctgCCATTTTTCTACATCTTTTGTCAGTATGTACACCCAAAGAAGTTTCCAGGAACTGCTTCACAACACTAATGTGGTTACCTATGACAccactttttttggggggtcttcTGGATCACCAGTGTTTGATTCTAATGGTTCATTGGTGGCCATGCACGCTGCTGGTTTCACTTGTCCGTACCAAGGTGGAGTTTCTAATATCATTGAGTTTGGTCCTACTATGGAATCTATTCTTGCCAATATTAAGGAAAACAAAGAACCGTGCTATAATAAAATTTTTGGAAATCAGGAGGATATAGAAATGTGA